The following nucleotide sequence is from Zea mays cultivar B73 chromosome 1, Zm-B73-REFERENCE-NAM-5.0, whole genome shotgun sequence.
CCGCAGGTGCCCACAGGCGTCCCGAAGCTCGCGAATCTGATCGCGGAGATGGACTGCCCGTGCGCGCACCTCAGGTGCACCTTGGCCCTGCGGTGCTCGCGCTCGCCGTAGCTCTCGATCTGCCACTTCTTGATGTTCGGATGGTCCTCGGACACGTCGGCACAGACGCTCGAGACCGACCTCTTGGCTAGGGCGATCTTCGACGAGTCCCCACCACCCAGTTCCTCCAAGACTACCAGTAGGTTTCTGCTGGGCTGCAGCCAGGACCTTGGCACATGGTACCTACACATATACTACCACAGTTTCAGTTTTGTTGGAGCGATCGAATAGGCGGGTAGGTAGTTCAGGAATCCATCCAAATGTCCCTTACCAACGCTGGGTGGGCTGGCCGCAGCCTGCTTGGCACTTGGGTGCCCGGAAGGTCCCGGTGTAGCTGCACCCTTTGCAGTCCCCGTCTGCATACGCTGTCCAGTAGCGTCCAATGCTTTGTCCGTTTATCCAGACCTGTCCCTTGCCCATGCTGCCCATATCCAAAGCCAATGGCTCGTCCCCGCTGGGAGTCTCGAAGTAAGCCTACAAAACCCAACTGCGGTGACAATCTGTTCATACCTTATAAATGGTATTTACCAACATgacattctgttcataccttataCCAGGCCAACGGCTGTTGCTTCTGAGCTATCAGTGACCCTTGCATCCATTCAACTGAGCCTGAGCCTTCTACGGAGTTCAGATTCATCTGCTCGCCTTTCAGGCCAACCTAAGCATGGACAAAGGCAAGCTTAGCTTCTTCCTTGACAATAGCTCATCGACCAAGGCATGTGGTGCTGTTCAACATACCTGATAGGACCAGGTCTGCCAAGTAAGGTCTCGCGAACCTTCATTCAATCCATGAAGCACGACAGGACCACCGACGCCGGTGTTCCACGTCTCATAATGCACTCCAACATTCTGTATCAGGACAAAAGATCTGAATACTCATATACAACGTTATAAGATGACTGTATATAAGACTGTAAGCGGTGAAGGGACGGACCGGCAATCCGCAAGCAACACTCAGTAGTGCGATTTTGTTAGTACCAGCTCGAAGGTTAACATTGCCATTATATTTAATTCTTCGATCCTCCCTGGTACCATACGAAGAACCTACAGGAGGCGCGAAATATAATAAAGATCTGATTTACAAATCACGTCCCACGAGACAGACGACGCTAATGCTCAGATACAGATGTGTTCTTTTTTTTCCGGTAGATACCTTGAAGTTGTCCGTTGACAAAGACATGCAAGGCGTGACCAGCAGACTGAACACTCAGAGACGGAGGCTTGCCACCACCTTGTAGAAAGTTTTCAGATGGGCTTATGTCAACACTGTAGACATTAATAAAACCTCTTCAGATACAAAAACTATATGGAGCAGCTGCCTCTGGTGACATTAATAAGAGCTCTTCAGACATTAACAAGACATGGATACATCATTACCTGGTAATGTACCACAGATAATCACTGCTGTCTCTGGTGACGTTAAGCTGCTCAAGCAAACCAGTTGTGGTGAGCAATGGAGCAGCTGCCAGAGAATCAACCTCCTCATCGTACCTCTCCCACATCATCGATGTGGCACCATCTCCCCACATTTGCATCTGAGATGTCTGAACACCAACCTGCACAGGGTCAAACAATTGCAATCAGGTAAGCCAGGTTATCATACAGTtatggggaacaaaagggagaggaAACGCAAGAAGAGGAGAGTGTGCCGTACTGAAAATAAGCACAATCAAAACTTACTGTGGCACTGTTAAAAACTACATTCTTGCAATCAGGAAGGATGCTAATTGACCAAGGTGGGAGGCTGTATTGCTCATTGTTGAACACAACTTTTGCATGGGAGTTAGAATTGTAGTTTGCAAGGAAAGCTGCACAACCAGATGGAGATCGGAAGACATGGGCCTGATGAAGATGTATGTAAGTGACACACCGACCAATATATGATATACAGACCATTGGGAGAAAGGTTACCAAGACACACCTCTTGCATAGTTCCAAGGGTAGTAATTGTGGGGTCAACAGAAACCAAAGCCTGTTCACATAACTTAACAGCTCTGTGGAGTTCTTTAAGATGACTGTGCTTTGGTTCTCTAATAAGTCCTGAGCATAACAAAGCAAAGAATGAGTATTGGAAAATAACCAAACATATAAATTAAATTACTTTATAAAATGCAGTTACATACAAGCCTGGAAAGGCACCAATATGCTTAGAATGTGTAGCTGCATTTTTTTTTAAAATGATACCCTACCTTTTAATCGATAGAAAAAAGGTGACACACCGATCATGTTCACCCAAAAAAATCAACATTCTTCTAGTAAACTCACCATATTCATCAATTGGAGCATCATAATCATAGCTTGTTGTGATGAAGGGACCCCCAGCAGTGCGTCCAAAATTTGTTCCTCCATGATACTATCGACAAAAAACCAGTAAACCACCAACCATGAGTATCTCCCAAAGCATGAGATAAACTTCTTGCAACAATATAACAGCTGCCTTTTCATGTCATACCATGTAGTAATTGATAAAAGAGCCACCCTTTTGTACAAATCGAGCAACAGCAAATGCGAGATCTTCAACCGGTCGTTGGCGGATGGTCCCACCAAATTCTGTGAACCTAAAATGTTGCGAACAATTCTCAGGGCAGACGTTGCAAATATTAATGCATATGGCAGCTAAGATTAAACAGAAACAGTACATATCTGGACCAGATCAATGGTTATTGGATATTGCACTTGCAATAATTTGACAAAACAGTAACATttcaaaaaaagaaaaggaaagagaaaaCTTACCAGCCACTCCAAGCTTCAGTCCACATTGTGGGCTTGTAAGGTTTGTTAGGAGAAAATGCATCACAGTAGAAACCATTACACGCATTGATCTGTTAGGAGTTATTAAATCAAATTTCAAGAACCAGTTCTGCAAGAGAGTCAAAATTGCAAAATATAGCATGCTACAGTGCACAGTCATCATAATTAAAATAAGGTGAGCTGACATTGATTTGATCTTGGTCCTCCAAATGCATCCAGGATATGCATTGAGATTTAGTTTCCTTATTACGAATTACACAAGTAATATAACATAATATAAGCATTTGGATAAACATCGGAAGTCGCATTCTTAGAACAGAAGATGAGCCCCCTATATGACTATCGAGACCACAGCATCATTTTTACAGGAATTATGCTACTTCAGAAGTAAAGAAAACGGACAAGCTCCTGGGCACATTATCAGAAGCACATGGAAGTCATTTTACTAATTTGACCACACATTGACCATAAGTAACACAATGCAAATGGAGTTATTGGCATACTGCAAGATTACTGTACCACTGGATCAGGTGCATCCTCCTCCTTGCACATCACCCACGGCACACCAGTGTCCAGTCCCACTGCCATCTTTGCTGCCCAGTTGATATATGCCTGACCTGCGGCACCAAACTCCTTGCCTTCTGGCCCATACTCATTCTCAATCTGTGCAAGGAAATATCATGTAAGTTGTAAATTGATTTGCATGTGTCCAGTAATGAATAGCATGAAGTAGTGGGAACATGGGACAAGCAAATCAAGATGTATCAACTAGATATCACTATCCATCAGACGCTACTCCAGTTTCACACTTGTATCAAGGATTCAAGGTGTAACAGCACAAACTAGCAAGAGCGATGACTTGTGAATTTGCTAATACCAATAGTTAAAAAACTTGAAGAGAATTAAGCTATTAACATGATGTACTAGAAGATTAGGGGCAACTGTTTATCCCCATATGCAGTAACTGAACCCTAAACCTTTGCACCAAACCTAAGGAAAAAAGATTATACTTGCCTGAGAGAGGATAATTGGGCCACCTTGGGATGCAAAGAGGTTTTCGCTCTTCATCATTCCAACAATTTTCTCAGTGAAACCCTGCATTGCCGTCTGCACAAACAGAGAGCAGCATTACAACGATGACAAAAGAAAAGTTACCTCCAACTAGATCCAGAAATGTTGGTGAGGtgatttcactgaccgaccttgaAAGGTTCGTTGTCTGTCCTGAAGCTGATGCCTGGTACATACTTCAACCAAACTGGGAAGCCACTACGAAATTGCATGCATCGCAACAGAAGTCAATCAACAGGAGTGGTGCATGCATACATATACACCAAAACCGGAAACGGTAATACTCCGTTTTATCGCAGAAGTGGTTTCAAGAAATGGGGAAATACCCGAAGTTCCACTCGCCGCAGATGTAGGGGCCGATGCGGAGATGTACAAACAGGCCGGCCTTCTGGACCGTCTTTACGAACCTGACCAAATCGTACCTCTCTTCGAAATAGTACTGCGCGAAGCGAAAAAAAAAACCATCCGAATCCTGTATGAGTTAATGATGACAGCTGCTGAATGGAACTGGAAGAGCAGAGGTGTAAAATTTCTCTACATTTCCAGGCGTAGGCTCATGTCCGTTCCAAAAGACATAGGTCTGAATCACATCCAAGCCTCCATCTTTAGCCTTCTGAATCAGTCCTTCCCACATCTGATGGAAAAGAAACACAATAAGGACCCGCTTCAGAACCAATAGACTCTAGGGATGTGCTCAGGGAGCCTCTGTGCTCGTATGGAATTGTTCATGCGGGCACGGAGACTCGTGTGGGCACAGCATATGTTCACGTACTCTTAAGAAAATACCACAAAACCAACCCAGATTTTTTTTCGTCGGAAACTTTTTTTAGCTTAGAATACAGGATTATCCAAACGCTGTGCAAGGAAGAACCAAGCAACATGGTTGGTTGCTTGAGAAAAAAAAACACACTAAGAAAGGGGAAAGGTAGTGGCGTAGTGCAAGAGAAAATGTGAAACCCCCTTTGTTAACCCCCATCCAATAAACTAACCGTGGAATAAAGAGGGACGGCTAAAGTAGGAAAGCAATTTGCTTTTGATAGCATTGCATCAAGAACACAGCTGACCACAGCCATGAACTCCCCGCCGCCCCGGGGAAGAAGGGGGGAAAAAAAGAAGGAGAGGTTTTGAAGAATGCAGCTTATTACATCAGGGGTGCTCCTGGGGTAGTGTATGGATCCGGAGAAGAGAATCCGCCTCTGCCCATCAATGAGCACCGCCTTCTTGTCGTACGTGACCGCGCATTCCACCACGGCGGCCGCCAGAACGGCCACCACCGCCACTGCGCAGCCCAGCAGGGCGGCCGGCCACCACCTCCCCATGGCCAAACTCCCCGCTCCGAGAAGGCGGTCAAAGAGGAAGACCACAGCACAGCACACCGGGTGCGCGAGAGACTCTGTGTGGTCTTCACACACTGGTCTTCCAGCACGGCAGCACCACCTCCTCCCCCTCCGCCCTCAGACCTGCAGCCCCCCCCGCCCCTTGTTTTTTgttgctgcccttcttcttggattCTAGGATTCTTTGGGCGGGTTCTTGGGAGAGGGCGACAGTGGGAGTACCTGCTCGGCTCCACTGCAGCTTTTGGCGTATGGCGTGCTATTATAATGGCTGTGCTGCCTCCTGTCCTGACTCCTCCCACCCAGGCCCTACAACAAGTGGGAGAAGACGGAGGAAAGAGAAAAGACGGGTGGAAAAAAAAAAGAGACTGTGGGAAGCCGCGGCCCGTGTGTCTCTGTAGTCTATGTACGGTGGCAGAGGCAGTGAGGCACCGCGCACCGGTCACCGCCTCACCGCCACCGGTGGTGGGGAGCAGGAGCGGTACGAAAGATGGCAGCTCATCACGCTAGCTGCTGGGTGGCTGCCCATGGCCCCTCTTCTCTTGCGACTGCGATCTAGGCGAGATGGCTAATCTTATGTGACAGTAGGGTCTTGCGCTCGTCTTTCCGTGGCAAACTTCGTACGAACCTGCTCTGAGCCGTGAGCACTAGTTGAAACTGTTTCCCAAGGTAGGAGTCAAGTCAAAGCAGCAACGGAAGAAGTTATTGAAGCTCGGTTTTTTTTTCTACCTGCAGGCAGCTGGTTGGCATCATTGATACATGAGGGTCGTGTGGATCGTCAACTGCAGTCTCGTCTCGTCACTCCTATTTCTGTGCTAGTGCCGACGACAGCGACAGGTTAGTTACATACGCCAGCCATGCCGGTAGTACGGTAACTAGAAACGGGATGGGGTTCTCTGGGAGATGCGCGATGCAAGGCTTCAAGTGAGCGGTTCGCTTCAATAGGAGGGAGGGAGTACGGTGTGTGCCGATGCTGTAATAAACGAGCAGGCATAGCACATGCCATTGAAGTCGGTCGGCGGGCGGGCATGCAGCATCGTCGTGAggcagagcagagcagagcagagcaggAGCTGGAAACCACCTCGGTGCCATTCGTTTCTTCTTCCACCTCTAGGCTCTAGTTGTCCTATATATGCGTGATCCTTTTGCTGAGACTGGCCAACAAAAAGAGTGAAAGCCTGTGCTTGTGCGACGTGTGTGAGCGAGCGTCCAAGATGATGAGAGGACACCACGTCGTCGGTCTATCTGCGTAGTGCACCAAGGCCAAGAGTGTTCCAAGGAAGAACCGTGCAGGCGGTGCTTGAGCGTGACCGCTCCTTTTGGTTTGCACGCGTTCGGAGACTCGACTGGAGACCGGGGACGAGACCTTTACCGTGAGTCCGTCCGTGACATGGGCGATGGGTCTGATCTGAGCGCATACGGCGGCTCATCTCTGTCGCCTGCGACCTGcccacgtacgtacgtacgtacgtatctCATCCGAGCCAAGCGGTGCCTGGACCACGGTAGCTGACGCGACCTCACACTAGCTAGCTTGGCTACGTGCCAGTGCCACGCCACTAGCTAGTCTACTCCCCATTTTCCGATTTCGGAGAAGAGGACACAGTCAGGATGTGAGAATTACTAATAAAAATGCTAGTGACGGCCGATCCATCCTGCGATCCCGATGGGACCATGAATTGGATTGATTTGATAGATGCAATATTCATAATATTGAATTGATTCAGTATTATCGGAATGCAAGTCTTCTCCTTGAATTTACAAGATACCCCTTTTTTCTCTCCATGGGATTGATTACATCCCTGAGTTATTgtgaaaaaataaataaataaataaagaggtTATGGAAGTATATATTCTCGCATTTATTGCTAACGGGCCGGTGAAAAGTGCTCGGAGTGGAACAGAATAGGGGATGGAACGGGACAGCCAAATACGCCAAGATGAGGCGAGTTCTCTCACGCGTACACACACGCTCA
It contains:
- the LOC100382452 gene encoding beta-galactosidase 5 isoform X1, with the protein product MGRWWPAALLGCAVAVVAVLAAAVVECAVTYDKKAVLIDGQRRILFSGSIHYPRSTPDMWEGLIQKAKDGGLDVIQTYVFWNGHEPTPGNYYFEERYDLVRFVKTVQKAGLFVHLRIGPYICGEWNFGGFPVWLKYVPGISFRTDNEPFKTAMQGFTEKIVGMMKSENLFASQGGPIILSQIENEYGPEGKEFGAAGQAYINWAAKMAVGLDTGVPWVMCKEEDAPDPVINACNGFYCDAFSPNKPYKPTMWTEAWSGWFTEFGGTIRQRPVEDLAFAVARFVQKGGSFINYYMYHGGTNFGRTAGGPFITTSYDYDAPIDEYGLIREPKHSHLKELHRAVKLCEQALVSVDPTITTLGTMQEAHVFRSPSGCAAFLANYNSNSHAKVVFNNEQYSLPPWSISILPDCKNVVFNSATVGVQTSQMQMWGDGATSMMWERYDEEVDSLAAAPLLTTTGLLEQLNVTRDSSDYLWYITSVDISPSENFLQGGGKPPSLSVQSAGHALHVFVNGQLQGSSYGTREDRRIKYNGNVNLRAGTNKIALLSVACGLPNVGVHYETWNTGVGGPVVLHGLNEGSRDLTWQTWSYQVGLKGEQMNLNSVEGSGSVEWMQGSLIAQKQQPLAWYKAYFETPSGDEPLALDMGSMGKGQVWINGQSIGRYWTAYADGDCKGCSYTGTFRAPKCQAGCGQPTQRWYHVPRSWLQPSRNLLVVLEELGGGDSSKIALAKRSVSSVCADVSEDHPNIKKWQIESYGEREHRRAKVHLRCAHGQSISAIRFASFGTPVGTCGNFQQGGCHSASSHAVLEKRCIGLQRCVVAISPDNFGGDPCPSVTKRVAVEAVCSPAA
- the LOC100382452 gene encoding Beta-galactosidase 5: MAVVSCVLDAMLSKANCFPTLAVPLYSTMWEGLIQKAKDGGLDVIQTYVFWNGHEPTPGNYYFEERYDLVRFVKTVQKAGLFVHLRIGPYICGEWNFGGFPVWLKYVPGISFRTDNEPFKTAMQGFTEKIVGMMKSENLFASQGGPIILSQIENEYGPEGKEFGAAGQAYINWAAKMAVGLDTGVPWVMCKEEDAPDPVINACNGFYCDAFSPNKPYKPTMWTEAWSGWFTEFGGTIRQRPVEDLAFAVARFVQKGGSFINYYMYHGGTNFGRTAGGPFITTSYDYDAPIDEYGLIREPKHSHLKELHRAVKLCEQALVSVDPTITTLGTMQEAHVFRSPSGCAAFLANYNSNSHAKVVFNNEQYSLPPWSISILPDCKNVVFNSATVGVQTSQMQMWGDGATSMMWERYDEEVDSLAAAPLLTTTGLLEQLNVTRDSSDYLWYITSVDISPSENFLQGGGKPPSLSVQSAGHALHVFVNGQLQGSSYGTREDRRIKYNGNVNLRAGTNKIALLSVACGLPNVGVHYETWNTGVGGPVVLHGLNEGSRDLTWQTWSYQVGLKGEQMNLNSVEGSGSVEWMQGSLIAQKQQPLAWYKAYFETPSGDEPLALDMGSMGKGQVWINGQSIGRYWTAYADGDCKGCSYTGTFRAPKCQAGCGQPTQRWYHVPRSWLQPSRNLLVVLEELGGGDSSKIALAKRSVSSVCADVSEDHPNIKKWQIESYGEREHRRAKVHLRCAHGQSISAIRFASFGTPVGTCGNFQQGGCHSASSHAVLEKRCIGLQRCVVAISPDNFGGDPCPSVTKRVAVEAVCSPAA